A portion of the Pedobacter cryoconitis genome contains these proteins:
- a CDS encoding LLM class flavin-dependent oxidoreductase, with protein sequence MELGISMFGDLRVDPITNKFQPAQQRLGEIIEEIKLMDELGMDYFGIGEHHRPDFAVSSPEILLAAAAVVTKNIKLGSAVSVLSSADPVKLYQNFAMVDLLSNGRAELMAGRGSFIESFPLFGNNLKDYNELFTEKLDLLLKINKEESITWKGRFRPELVKQQVLPRAVDNNLPIWIAVGGTPESVIRAGQLGLPLMIAIIGGSPSQFKPLFNLYREEYQKAGHDMAKFQVGIHAHAFFGDDGDEVAANYYPLYAAQMDRIGKSRGWSPYTKYQFDYGRQREGALFVGDAEAAIDKILYAQEMFGLTRFAAHMDVGAPAHKDMMKSIEIFGTKIAPKVREALKK encoded by the coding sequence ATGGAATTAGGTATTAGTATGTTCGGGGATTTACGTGTTGATCCAATAACAAATAAATTTCAACCTGCCCAGCAAAGACTGGGCGAGATTATTGAAGAGATCAAATTAATGGACGAACTGGGAATGGATTATTTCGGTATCGGAGAACATCACCGTCCGGATTTTGCAGTTTCAAGTCCTGAAATTTTACTGGCAGCAGCGGCTGTGGTAACCAAAAATATCAAACTAGGCAGTGCAGTAAGTGTATTAAGTTCTGCTGATCCGGTCAAGTTGTACCAAAATTTTGCGATGGTTGATTTATTATCAAATGGCCGTGCTGAATTAATGGCTGGTCGCGGAAGTTTCATTGAATCGTTCCCTTTATTTGGAAATAACCTGAAGGATTACAATGAATTGTTTACAGAGAAGTTAGACTTATTGTTAAAAATAAATAAAGAAGAAAGTATTACCTGGAAAGGAAGGTTCAGACCAGAACTGGTTAAGCAACAGGTATTGCCAAGAGCAGTAGATAACAATTTACCAATCTGGATCGCTGTAGGTGGTACTCCGGAGTCTGTGATCAGAGCTGGTCAACTGGGGTTGCCTTTAATGATCGCTATTATTGGTGGATCTCCTAGCCAGTTTAAACCTTTATTTAACTTATACAGGGAAGAATACCAAAAGGCTGGTCATGATATGGCTAAATTCCAGGTAGGTATACATGCACATGCATTCTTTGGGGATGACGGGGATGAGGTAGCTGCTAACTATTATCCATTGTATGCCGCACAAATGGACAGAATAGGGAAATCACGCGGATGGTCGCCATATACTAAATACCAGTTTGATTATGGCAGACAAAGAGAGGGAGCATTATTTGTAGGCGATGCTGAAGCAGCAATTGACAAGATTTTATATGCACAGGAGATGTTTGGTCTGACACGATTTGCAGCACATATGGATGTTGGTGCGCCTGCACACAAAGATATGATGAAGTCTATCGAAATTTTCGGAACCAAGATCGCTCCGAAAGTTCGTGAAGCATTGAAAAAATAA